TGGTGCATTAGTATTTATAGTGTGATGTGGGTTATCACTAAATGAAATCATTCTGACCGAAGGTCTTGCACCACATAAATTCCTCCCAGCCCCTGGCCAGTATTAGTGTAGATAATAGTTGGTCACCTGTGGTTACTCTCACCATAACAAACTGGTTAAATGGTCATTGGTGTGCTTGaagatctcacaagctaagcaggatCAGGTTGGTTTGTACATGGATGAAGACCTTCAAGGAATTAGCAAGTGATGTGAGAAGTCATTTTGCTAACTCTTGCCTTTGAGTCTGTATTGAGCCTAGTGGCCCAGCTTGGTGCTGGGAGATGCTATTTTTTAGATGAGATGTAAAAGTGAAGTCATGATCAGTTGTAATCATTAAAGACCCCATGGCACTTTTTATTAGATTCAGGCTGTTAACCCTGGTACTCTGACCAAATTCCAACTCCAGTAATTATGTTCCCTCTCCAGTTTGTATTGGATACTGTCATCGTAATTTCCCGCCTTAAATTGTTGTGTCATTGTGCACTGTTAAGCAGCTGCTGCGATCCATTCCAGATATGgtagcatttcagtggtgcttgACGTGATGCATACTTGCCTTTTCAGAGTTCTGTGAGGCATAATTAGTTATTGTTTACAAAGTGATTTGAGAAACTGATGAAAGGCAACAGTCTGTGCAAGTCATTTATTAATCATTGGGTTGGTCCCATGGAAGCTCTGAGTGACCATCCTGTAGAGATGGAGTGAATCTCTTTGCATGGACTGACATCCAGAGAGTGTCAGATGTGTGCTTTTTCCCCAATGCCCTCTGTGCCCTAGATTGATTCATTGCCCAAAAAGTCATTTGTTCCTCTGAATTTACCACTGGAGAacactccttttctctctgcagtAGTCGGATGCGCAGTGACGGTTTTGATGAGGAGAGCCAAAGGGCTGACTGGAAGGCAAAGAACTTTGTGCATGTTCCTGACATGATCGAAGACGACCTTCTCAGAGCCCGGACCTGGAATAAGAAGCTCTACGAATGTGAAGCCAACATGCCAGACAGGTTTGTGGGTGAATTACTATCCTGGCACAGTGCCTATAGAAAAAGTATCTGGTACTTTATGGCCCCCACATTTCACAAAAGTtagtgaatttatcctcacaacactcctgtgcaATAAGGAAGTAGTATCATCCCGATTTTAGAGATGGTAaagtgaggcacagggagacttaTGTAAcatgcccagtgtcacacaaagccaggaactgagcccagatctcctgagtttcAGTCCTGTGCGTTAGTCACAAaagcatccttcctctctggcaCTAAATAAATGCAGCCCTAAACCCACGACTTGTTTAGTACTGCTCTCTGTAGAATTTAACCGAATCTACTTATGATATCAAGGTAGCTAATCTCCCAGAGTTACAGGGAAATATTGGTCAGTGCTTTTGGGGGTATTTCTAAGAAACAGAAGCTGCATTGTGCCTCCCTGAACTCCTCCTTTACTGTCATTTTAGCCAGTCGTTTCATTCCTCCaggtgtctttttttatttttattagcacCCAGTCCTAATCTGGCTGTTGGCATTCTTGCTGCCTGAAGATTCTCAGTACAGTTGTAATTCTGTATTTAGACAGGTTTTAGATGTTGAATCTAGTAGTATGTAGATTTTACCACAGTGATAAAGAACCATATACTTGTGTTTTGCATTATAAATGGAGTTTTGTGATCACACAATTGAATACAAATGAAACCCTCTTACTATGGGGAAATGCACAGGCTGAGCAAAGCAAAGTACTCAAAGTACTCACGCCAtgggtgaagtcaatggcaaaacttccattgacttcagtggggctaagaTTTCACCCCATGTTCCCTGGGTGTTTATGAGAAGTGTGAGCTCGAAAATCATTGGGCTTCTGCCGCACAGGGAGGTACAAGTTCCCTACCAGAAAAAAGCAAAGTGGCCGTTAGTCTGCTCAGAATGATCTGAACAGAATTTAGCAAAGCAAAATGTTAGCACCTTAAACAAATAAGGAAAATACTAGCTGTTATTCCTCTGGactcttgttttatatttttcctaAGGCTCTCTCTTTCATTTCACCCTCTTTTTGGTTCTGAATATCGTGTGTGGTTTTAACGTGTTTCCTGCTGTTCTCTTGCAGATGGGGTCACAGTGGCTATAAAGAGTTATATCCAGAGGAATTTGATACTGACAGGTAAGGGCAAACAGGCCTACTGAAAAGTCCAATGTCTTAATTTCTGTCAAGTCGCACAGTGAAATATAGAGCTTGTCAATTGACCTTTCAAGGCAGAATTGAATAGTTTACCTAGCAGACATGTGGCCTGAAATTCCAGTCCATTAATGTGTTCTCTTACTCAAAACAATTCTGACAATAATGTGAGAGGGCTGGCTTCACTTCATAAGGCATAAATATTGAGTTAAGGCTTGAATGCTGTCCTTACTTTGCCCATATGTGGCATCATTCCTGTAGTGAAGATCCCTCCCTGTTCTGAGTCCTGAGAGGTGATTGTATCTCTTCTAATAACAGGACATCCAGCTTTAACCCTGTGTGGCTGAAATGTTATGCAAGTAAGTGTTTGGCTTCTCGGAGTTGAGCAATTTCCTGAAGTGATCCAGCTTTCACTGGCTGGCTGCAAGCACGTCTGCACCTAGAAATGCTAGTCAGAATGAGAGCTCCAGTAGCATGAGAGCAATAAAgagtgaaaatgcagaaaaaaaacaaactattggGACACAGATTCGTTTATTTTAAAAACCGTACATAATAGAATTGCCAAATCTAGCACTTACCTGATTCCTGATAGTCACAGATAAGGAGTTCTTAGCAAGTTTTTCAGCATTATGTTATGTTTTTCCATGCTCTGGGTTGGTTAAAATGCCTTTGAAATGGCCTCTCATCCCAATTATAAGATATGGACTCAAACTGTTAAGAGGTGAAGTTAAAAACGCAGTCAACTTATCTGAGATAGCACCCATATGTCTGTCCTGAAAGGAGCTCAGGAAGATGGGTTTGATTGATGCTTTGAAATAGAAAATGCTAATTTAGACTCTGCCCAGGCCTCTATTCTTTGTTCCTGTTACAGTGaccagcaagagaaagatgaacaAAACGCTGTCAATGGAAAGAGGAAATCTCACCCAGGAAAACAATCTGTGCATGCGTCACTCAAACGGAAGAGGCCAAAGAAATCACAGAAGAAGAAGCAGAAAAAGAGATCACACAAAAAGCgaaagaagaggaaaaaggagAAGGTGAAGGCATCATCAGATTCTTCCCCGGAAAGCGAGTGCTCAGAAGAGGGGACTTCGGGCACCAGGAAAGGGAAACACAAGCACAAGAAGAAGACCAGGAAAAGGCTCGCAAAGGAACCTGCCTCTTCCtctgggcaggaaagtgactcttcCAGTGTGAGCAGCTCTGAGGACAGCGAACttgaggagaaaagggaaaagtggtctaagaaaaaaaggaggaaatgcCCTGTGTCTGCCTCAGAGAGGCACAGTGAGATTCCGGAGAAGCAAAGCAAGAGGACGAACTGGAAAGTGGCAGCTGATGAGAAGTCGGAGGACAGCTCCGATGAGGACTAATAAGAGGCAGTGAGTCTGGGGCCATGGGTGAAATTGCACGTCAGCGAATGGAGGCCGATGTTTTCTCCCAACACTGCCCCGTGGTACAAATATGGTGCCTAACTGATTTCTGGAGCACAGCAACTTTATACCCTGCCAGGCCACAGGTATGGGCTCTGCACCTTGCTGGCTCGCAGAGGGCAcctctttgtttttttgctgGTTTAAAACCAGGAGAGCTGAAAGACCTGTGGAGAAGATGTCTGTCCCCCAGGTCACATCTcctgcccacccaccccagaCTCCTGACTCTATAATTGTTCTCATTTCATGGCCATATTCAGTTTTAAATGACCGTTCCTGTGAGCTGTCTTCAGAAGGGAAACGGGTGCATTGGCACTGTCtctaggtttttttaaattgttcctctTTTCATGCGTAACCACGTAATGGCCAAGACACAATTGCAATAAAGAGCAGAGGCCACAGCCTAACAGCACTTCTGCCAGCCTGATTACAAAGGATGTGCCATTGGATTTAACAGCAGGGGTCCTTCACTGCAGCATTATCCCCAGGATGAAAATAAACGGATGTGGCCCCACATGGACAGTCAAAATAAGGAGGAGGTGCTGGTCTGGAACAAGGAAGGGCGGGTGGGGTGTCACAATTCTAGCTGCGGGTGTGGTGACCCCACTGCAGTGGTTTGTTTCAAATTTACCTCAGATCCCCTACCTCTGCCCTTTGTGTGACTGACTTTCCCTCCTTCCTATCAGTAACACGTCCCTCTGGATCCACTTGTGCTGATGGACGGGCCTCTGATAggtttcctgttctgtctctggctggCCCAATGTGTTTGACACAAAGATTGGGATGCAGGGGGGGAAAGGAACCCTTTCTCCCTGCAATAAACATGAAGACTCCATTTGTACTTTCCTTTTGAAATCTGATCTCTTTACCACCACTTTAGAGCAAGACCTAGGGACAGAGCATGGATGTGTTCAGGGATTCTAAAGGTCTGGTGAGGGCTGCTCCTCTCTTTGTACAAAATCAGTTCACCACTGATCAGGTTCCATAGACCTGTGAATATGTTTTGTGGAGCCAGTCTGTATATAGGAGATTGCGTCCCTGCTCAATACCCTCCAGTAGAAGATGGCAAAGGGGACTCTTAGCATGTACAGTCTCATATCCCACATTCCCCTGAATTTCCATATGCGACAGTAGGTGGTGTCTACACTCCCAGAATTTGGAGGTCTTGAATCTCTCTAGATCAGAATTGAGGTATCTGGGCTCCCAGATATATAAACTATGGTCTCAAACGTTTCACAAAgccttttctctctgtgtgtgcttgCATATATGTAAGCCATGGAGATGCAATGGGATTACAAATCTGTGCCCAAATCAAGAGGAAACATCATTCTTACGAGAGTTCAGATCTGTACCTGTCTTGGGATCCTCCTTTGACTTAGCTTTGCTTGAGTGAAGTTCCAGTTGAAGGCTTTTACCACTGAGACTGGACAGTGCTAAATGAGTAAGGGTGAGATGGCCTTCTCTGGTCTGAGCAGTGTAGATTACTCCTCCGACATATTGAGGCTGGGTCATGCTTTTGTATTAAACACTTGTACTGATCCTCATTCTGCTAATCCATGAACTAATACTGTTCCCAGTTGTGCTTCTGCAGCGCCATGAAGGCAGGTTATACACATAGGTAAGGGTTTTATAGATTTCTTCCTCAGAACTTCTTGTTGAGACAGCACTCGCAGCTCCTGGGGCTGCAGACGAAGTGCCTCGCTCATACCTACCTACCTCTTTGGTCTTTGTGAGTGGAATTAAGGTTTGTACAGCCCTTGGCAGATGTAAATTGCCTGAGACTCCAATTCTTAACTCCCCACTCTTATATCActgtagctctgttgacttctgtggagttattcctgatttaccctgctaggagagcagaatcaggcccctaggAATTAAGAATCAGGTGGTGGGCCCCAAAGGGATGGGGGAATAGTGCCTGGGATTTGGGCCTCAGCATAGACTGGGGGAATACCAGAGGTAAGGGGGATCCCAATGTGAGTTCAAAACTAGATAGCAGAAGCACAACGTCGGGGTGGTTTATCTTCTAGTGGGAATGTCTTATATGTCAGCCTGGCAAACAAATCTTCCCTGCCTTACTGTCTATAATCTGCTCAATCAGAGAACTAGTAGATACTTGGGAGGAAAAGGAGGGAATCTGGATAAATACACAATAGCCCAGATCCTTGGTCTTTGTTTAAATTTGTTGTCTCCCTTTCTCCACCTGTAGCAGGTGAAGCTTTTTTAGCTCTCCCTGTGCATATGGGCTGACACTGATAAAATGGAGAGACATCATTGTAGTGTCTGTCAttctgtgtcccccttccccaccactggCACAGTGCTTGGTCTACACCTTGTCATCCACTCCCTCTTCTAGAAGGCCAGTGTTTGTGACTTCCTTTCCAGGGCACGGATATGTGGGCAGCTCCTTCTCCGATGGAGTTAAGCAATGTCCTAGTTCTCTAAGGTCCTGTCTCCTGGTGCAGGGATTTCCATGAGCAGGAAGGGGAGCTATCAATGATTCTTTTCTAGTTCAGTGTGAGAGCCACTTTTCTATTTCAATCTGCAGAAATATTCATGCAATAACAATGCAGCAGCTTTTCACACATCACAAGAATGTTCaaggaaattatttttataaagaaatcctctacagaaagattttaaattaGGAAATGTATAACTGCAGAAGTTAATAGATTCATATATTGCACTGGACCCAGTGTGGACTTTGTGGGTGGATTTTAGGGCAGGACTGAACGTTGGGGCTCAAACAGTGATCCTACTATCCTAGATGGTCCAGCTCCCAATGCAACCCGTGAATAGAGTGCTTGGTATGTCAGTACTTTTTGCTTTGATGGACTAGTGTCTCCAGGCATTTGAACTTTGGTTGCCTCATGCTTCTTCATCCTAAGAACATATGCCAATTGGGCACCTGCCAGTTAAAGGCATTTTACTCAGGATAATGGGCTGGCCAGAATGGGCTTCAGGATCTTTTACCCAGCCCTGGCCACTATTTATTTACCCAGGATGATCCTAACTTTGCCTTTCTTTCCCCTTAATGCAGCAGTGTCTACAGCATTAAACATCATTGTTAAACAGACCAGCAATTCACTTATGAAGTTGCCCTTTTTTTCTACCTACCCCAAATCTGTTAAAGAGCTTGTGTGTCTGTGATTCTGGTACCCTCCAGCTCTGTT
The window above is part of the Caretta caretta isolate rCarCar2 chromosome 22, rCarCar1.hap1, whole genome shotgun sequence genome. Proteins encoded here:
- the NKAPD1 gene encoding uncharacterized protein NKAPD1 produces the protein MSRVPLGKVLLRNVIRHTDAHNKIQEESEMWKIRELEKQTQETYRWKQGRMSPNTSSSRMRSDGFDEESQRADWKAKNFVHVPDMIEDDLLRARTWNKKLYECEANMPDRWGHSGYKELYPEEFDTDSDQQEKDEQNAVNGKRKSHPGKQSVHASLKRKRPKKSQKKKQKKRSHKKRKKRKKEKVKASSDSSPESECSEEGTSGTRKGKHKHKKKTRKRLAKEPASSSGQESDSSSVSSSEDSELEEKREKWSKKKRRKCPVSASERHSEIPEKQSKRTNWKVAADEKSEDSSDED